One Panthera leo isolate Ple1 chromosome B1, P.leo_Ple1_pat1.1, whole genome shotgun sequence DNA window includes the following coding sequences:
- the LOC122217682 gene encoding L-threonine 3-dehydrogenase, mitochondrial yields MPVARMLRQVVGQMPGRPACGCWTSAPLARFLGTSPRQIPADANFYSSSFSGTDQPRVLITGGLGQLGVGLANFLRKRFGKDNVILSDIRKPPDHIFHGGPFIYSDILDYKNLREIVVNNRITWLFHYSALLSAIGEANVSLARAVNITGLHNVLDVAAEHNLRLFVPSTIGAFGPTSPRNPTPDICIQRPRTIYGVSKVHAELMGEYYHYRYGLDFRCLRYPGIISADSQPGGGTTDYAVQIFHDAVKNGKFECNLKSSTRLPMMYIDDCLRATLEVMEAPAESLSMRTYNVNAMSFTPEDLAQELLKHIPEFQITYNVDSVRQAIADSWPMNFDDSNARKDWGWKHDFDLPELVTTMLNFHGSDTRVAQAN; encoded by the exons ATGCCGGTCGCCAGGATGCTGCGGCAGGTTGTGGGCCAGATGCCGGGGAGACCAGCCTGTGGCTGCTGGACCTCTGCCCCGCTGGCCCGGTTTCTGGGCACCTCCCCTCGGCAAATTCCAGCAGATGCCAACTTCtactcttcttctttctctggaaCAGACCAGCCACGCGTCTTAATTACAG GGGGTCTTGGCCAGCTTGGAGTGGGGCTTGCTAACTTTTTGAG GAAACGGTTTGGGAAGGACAATGTGATTTTGTCCGACATAAGGAAACCACCTGATCACATCTTCCATGGTG gcccatttatttattctgacatTCTGGATTACAAGAATCTTCGGGAGATCGTGGTAAACAACCGCATTACCTGGTTGTTTCATTATAGCGCTTTGCTCAGTGCCATTGGAGAAGCAAATGTGTCCTTGGCCAGAGCCGTAAATATCACTG GGTTGCATAACGTCCTGGATGTTGCAGCAGAGCACAATTTGCGATTGTTTGTGCCTAGCACAATCGGAGCTTTTGGACCTACTTCTCCCCGGAATCCAACTCCCGATATCTGTATTCAGAGGCCCAGGACTATCTACGGGGTGTCCAAGGTCCATGCGGAGCTCATGGGAGAA taTTATCATTACCGGTATGGGTTAGATTTCCGATGCCTGAGATACCCTGGAATCATCTCCGCGGACTCCCAGCCTGGTGGAGGAACAACTG ACTATGCAGTCCAGATCTTCCACGATGCTGTAAAGAATGGCAAATTTGAGTGCAACCTGAAATCCAGCACGCGGCTCCCAATGATGTATATTGATGACTGCCTCAGGGCCACCCTGGAAGTCATGGAGGCCCCGGCAGAGTCCCTGTCCATGAGGACCTACAATGTCAATGCCATGAGTTTTACCCCTGAGGACCTGGCCCAGGAGCTTCTCAAGCACATACCAGAATTCCAGATCACGTACAATGTGGATTCTGTTCGACAGGCCATAG CGGATAGTTGGCCGATGAATTTTGATGACAGCAATGCTCGGAAAGACTGGGGGTGGAAACACGACTTTGATCTTCCAGAGCTGGTGACGACGATGTTGAACTTCCATGGCTCTGATACCAGAGTTGCCCAAGCTAACTGA